From a single Rosa rugosa chromosome 7, drRosRugo1.1, whole genome shotgun sequence genomic region:
- the LOC133723150 gene encoding uncharacterized protein LOC133723150, with protein sequence MDVTFFEDMSYFSSSDTALQGENSFFEELYHGEGEESEGGEEAGGILTDPVETISSPPPEAEAPNIQAPVSMAENDVEDTTPNIKAPVSMAENDVEDTIVPPTIASTPDPQLPGTEDHSFEDRLKNKREEHKEKLTLEAPEGIPPESVQVTARDEIPIMAEECGRKGKRVRGLGSFPRMELPTVTSSTAVSSEMNVMQDKSKRKVREPKEEHVSDVTDLSGRETLVRKFASLNNELTILDVRTFKPIHESTASSRNTRSTIPKAKGKGKAAVLMTMLKKFLMNSQGCFADTENIDMNIVVPNSEEDDVFGRDEDGVQNNGDNSETEDLEEDL encoded by the exons atggatgttactttctttgaggacatgagttatttttcctcttcagatacagctcttcagggggagaattcattttttgaagagctgtatcatggagagggggaggaatcagaaggaggagaagaagcagGTGGTATTTTGACGGATCCAGTTGAGACCATTAGCTCGCCGCCTCCAGAAGCAGAAGCTCCAAACATCCAAGCACCAGTTTCTATGGCTGAAAATGATGTTGAAGATACAACTCCAAACATCAAAGCACCAGTCTCTATGGCCGAAAATGATGTTGAAGACACAATTGTCCCTCCTACCATTGcttctacccctgacccacagcttcctggtactgaagatcactcatttgag gaTCGACTGAAAAATAAGAGAGAAGAGCATAAGGAGAAACTAACCCTGGAGGCACCAGAGGGTATTCCACCAGAATCTGTACAAGTTACTGCGCGTGATGAGATTCCAATCATGGCTGAAGAGTGTGGAAGGAAGGGAAAAAGAGTTCGTGGTTTAGGCTCGTTTCCTCGCATGGAGCTTCCAACTGTTACATCTTCAACAGCTGTGAGTTCTGAGATGAACGTAATGCAAGATAAA TCGAAGAGGAAGGTCAGAGAGCCGAAGGAGGAGCATGTGAGTGATGTGACTGATTTGTCTGGGAGGGAAACTCTTGTTCGCAAATTCGCATCACTG AACAACGAATTGACAATTTTGGATGTTCGGACGTTTAAGCCAATTCATGAGAGCACTGCCTCCAGCAGAAATACACGTTCAACAATCCCGAAAGCAAAGGGGAAGGGAAAGGCTGCAGTG CTAATGACAATGTTGAAGAAGTTCCTGATGAATAGCCAAGGTTGCTTTGCTGATACAGAAAACATTGACATGAATATCGTAGTACCCAACAGTGAAGAAGATGATGTCTTTGGAAGAGATGAAGACGGTGTCCAAAACAATGGAGATAATTCTGAAACAGAGGATTTGGAGGAAgatttgtga
- the LOC133723878 gene encoding uncharacterized protein LOC133723878, with protein sequence MAKRVGSRKKDDESALTRTVNSVFSFFRFAEFEILFVLFFVIAFIIFKDLPFQGSPTSFPSLSTSCICCMCGDLQGIIGIKLSDVAAGI encoded by the exons ATGGCGAAGCGAGTCGGAAGCAGGAAAAAGGACGACGAGTCTGCATTGACTCGGACTGTCAACTCGGTCTTTAGCTTCTTCAGATTCGCCGAGTTTGAAATTCTGTTCGTGCTCTTCTTCGTTATCGCCTTCATCATTTTCAAAGATCTC CCATTTCAAGGCTCTCCCACATCCTTTCCCTCATTGTCCACTTCTTGTATCTGCTGTATGTGTGGGGATCTTCAGGGGATAATTGGAATCAAGCTTTCTG ACGTCGCGGCCGGAATATAG